Proteins found in one Labeo rohita strain BAU-BD-2019 chromosome 11, IGBB_LRoh.1.0, whole genome shotgun sequence genomic segment:
- the si:ch211-69b7.6 gene encoding neuroblast differentiation-associated protein AHNAK: MSILRRSLSDSLLLEDDSVDVEGLEYTDQHFHEDNEIVGASGQFDLKRNNQKKNEAVDILKLIDNDKDIAKHGLKASRSLESLDIKAPNEVWKDSYDRLFNAKVRKYMKGNKTVKENRYGTHSGPVATQTLDRKGNVNVAAFLENADRMRLTPYETESDNQVGPFMVHYDKDSTGEYDSDMFLQGSDLVRSAKIKAKIASDVPSDHPTMNLTNVDSEINIRGGTYTDPKMGVGINAPNSSLTMPNTQGSQMMHLTKGHFKGPKAVLNSSDMDMDVPSVDLKKPKFKLPKFSLSGNKNADINYDGSMKGSKLAWSSPEVDAGLNGSNIQIDGPKADFKGLKTDLPDIDMPSGNLKTPTFSMPDFGLSGPKIKTPDYDLKTPEMNLSAPKFKGDFGSPDINITGHKPDFTAPDMDVDIPKGTFKGPNFKKPNLDLNAPDLDINPPSGNLKLPKFSFSGSKPEGPDLKIKSPDLNLKSPKIKGGIDTPDMDLTLPQTDLKGPNLDIKTPDIDVNGPSSKFNMPKLKMPSFGLSGLKGPHMNVDADIDKPDLNLSASTPKLNAGIRSPDIDIHGPNVDLKGPKTDLTLPDMDMPSGKMKMPTFKMPDFGLSGPKIKTPDYDLKTLDMDLSAPKFKADFDSPDIDIRGHKPDITAPDMNVDFPKGKMKGPNFKTPNLDVNATDLDINAPSGKLKLPKFGFSGSKPEGPDLKIKSPDLNLKSPKIKGGIDTPDMDLTLPQTDLKGPNLDIKTPDIDVNGPSGKFNMPKLKMPSFGLSGLKGPHMNVDADIDKPDLNLSGSTPKLNAGINGPNIDLHGPNADFRGPKTDLTLPDIDMPSGKMKTPTFKMPDFGLSAPKIKTPDYDLKTPELDLSAPKFKADFDSPDANIGLHKPDLTAPDMNVDLPKGKFKGLNFKKPDLNVNTPDLKMNSPSAKLKMPKFGFSSSKPKGPDLKIKSPKLNLTSPKMKGGIDTPDMDLTVPQTDLKGPNLNIKSPDIDVNGPSGKFNMPKLKMPSFGLSGLKGPHMNMDAGIDKPDLNLSASTPKLNAGINSPDIDIHGPDVDLKGPKTDLKLPDMDMPSGKMKMPTFKMPDFGLSGPKIKTPEYDLKTPDMDLSAPNFKADFDSPDINIRGHKPDITTPDLNIDFPKGKIKGPNFKKPNLDMNAPDLDINAPSGKLKMPKFGFSGSKPKGPDLKIKSPDLNFKSPKIKGGIDTPDMDLSLPQTDLRGPNLDIKSPDIDVNGPSGKFNMPKLKMPNFGLKGPQMNVDADIDHPDLNLSASTPKLNAGINSPDIDLHGPNVDIKGPRTDLTPPHIDKPSGKMKMPTLKMPKFGISGPKVKTPDYDLKAPKMDLSAPKFKADFDSPDLNIKGHKPDVKGPNMNAPDLDINAPSGKLKLPKFGKPKAPDLKIKSPDLNLKGPKIKGGIDTPDMDLTLPQTDLKGPNLDIKSPDIDVNGPSGKLNMPKLKMPSFGLSGLKGPHMNVDADIDKPDLNLSGSAPKLNAGINSPDIDLHGPNVDLKGPRTDLTLPDMDMPSGKLKMPTLKMPKFGVSGPKVKTPDYDLKTPDMDLSAPKFKANFDSPDLNLKSPKIKGGIDTPDMDLTLPQTNFKGPNLDLKTPDIDVNGPSGKLNMPKLKMPSFGLSGLKGPHMNLDADIDKPDLNLSGSAPKLNAGINSPDIDLHGPNVDLKGPRTDLTLPDMDMPSGKLKMPNLKMPKFGVSGPKIKGSDYDLKTPEMDLSAPKFKADFDSPDLKLNSPKLKGGIDTPDMDLTLPRTNLKGPNLDVKTPDIDVNGPSGKLNMPKLKMPSFGLSGLKGPHMNVDADIDRPNLNLSTSAPKLNAGINSPDIDLHGPNLDLKGPRTDLTLTDIDKPSGKLKMPTLKMPKFGVSGPKIKTPDYDLKTPEMDLSAPKFKADFDSPDLNIKGHKPDITGPDMNLDFPKGKFKGPNLKTPNLDMNAPDLDINAPSGKLKLPKFGFSGSKPKGPDLKIKTPKMNLKSPKMKGGIDTPDMDLTLPQTDFKGPNLDLKTPDIDVNGPSGKLNMPKLKMPSFGLSGLKGPHVNVDADIDKPDLNLSGSAPKLNAGINSPDIDLHGPNVDLKGPRTDLTLPDMDMPSGKLKMPNLKMPKFGVSGPKIKGSDYDLKTPEMDLSAPKFKADFDSPDINIKGHKPDITAPDMDVDIPKGTFKGPNFKKPNLDMNAPDLDISAPSSKFKLPKVGFSGSKPDGPDLKIKSPKLNLKSPKIKGGIDTPNMDLSLPQTNLKGPNLDINSPDIDVDGPSGKLNMPKLKMPSFGLSGMKGPHMNVDADIDHPDLNLSASAPKLNAGMNIPDIDIHGPNADFKGPKTNLAFPDMDMPSGKLKMPNLKMPDVGFSRPKIKTPDYDLNAPKMDLSAPKFKADFDSPDINFRGHKPDITAPDMNVDVPKGQIKGPNFKKPNLDLETADFDIDAPSSKFKLPKLALSGSKPEGPDLKVKSPKLNLKSPKTTGGIDTPDMDLTLPRSDLKGPNLDIRSPDFDVSGPSSKMNMPKLKMPSFGLSGMKGPHMNVDADIDQPDLNLSTSAPKINAGINRPDIDIHGPNVDLQAPRTDLRLPDMDMPSGKMKMPTFKVPDIGFSGPKIRTPDCDLKTPKMKTDFDPPDFSIRGHNPDFTAADMNVDFPKGKIKGPNFNKPSVDVNAPDFDIDAPSGNLRLSGNMPEVRDLKYSSPKMNLKTPRMKGGIDSPDFQGMVSDVDFGTYSQMHANSFEVPRGKTKAAKMYDFDAPSRDIRIPTQKYGAPEFNMQDPFYDFNRDMKVSGKAQWPTMQKHLAGQTRISGVGPTSPDVYYNDMSGALTSRHHNTKAGMPRRDGWGNGQTDYRRRQTMRHLQIHAMDLEVPQSTLKGSKFNVLKLI; the protein is encoded by the exons ATG TCTATTCTTCGAAGAAGCCTCTCTGACAGCCTGCTGCTTGAAGATGACAGTGTCGATGTAGAGGGTTTGGAATACACAGACCAGCACTTTCATGAAG ataatgAAATTGTGGGTGCCAGTGGTCAGTTTGATCTAAAGAGGAATAATCAAAAGAAGAATGAAGCTGTGGACATTTTGAAGTTGATTGATAATGACAAGGATATAGCGAAGCATGGTTTGAAAGCCAGCAGGAGCTTGGAAAGTCTGGATATCAAAGCTCCAAATGAG GTGTGGAAAGATTCATATGACAGGCTATTCAATGCTAAAGTCAGGAAATACATGAAaggaaataaaactgttaaggAAAACAGATATGGCACACACAGTGGGCCAGTGGCAACTCAAACACTTGACCGCAAAGGCAACGTAAACGTGGCAGCTTTTCTTGAGAATGCAGATCGGATGCGTCTCACTCCATATGAAACAGAATCTGACAATCAAGTGGGGCCATTCATGGTACATTATGACAAGGATTCTACAGGCGAATATGACTCGGATATGTTTCTACAAGGATCTGACCTGGTGAGATCAGCAAAGATCAAAGCCAAAATTGCAAGCGATGTTCCATCGGATCATCCCACAATGAACTTGACCAATGTTGACAGTGAAATCAACATACGTGGTGGAACATATACAGATCCAAAAATGGGCGTTGGTATAAATGCACCAAATTCAAGTCTTACAATGCCAAATACCCAAGGCTCTCAGATGATGCATCTCACAAAAGGACATTTTAAAGGCCCAAAAGCAGTGCTTAATTCTTCTGATATGGATATGGACGTACCATCAGTTGATCTCAAGAAGCCAAAATTTAAACTGCCAAAGTTTAGCCTTTCTGGAAACAAGAACGCTGACATCAATTATGATGGCAGTATGAAGGGGTCAAAATTGGCATGGTCATCCCCAGAAGTAGATGCAGGTCTTAATGGTTCTAACATACAAATTGATGGACCAAAGGCTGATTTCAAAGGTCTAAAAACAGACCTTCCAGACATCGACATGCCATCTGGAAACCTGAAGACACCTACTTTCAGCATGCCTGATTTCGGCCTGTCAGgacccaaaataaaaacaccagACTATGATCTGAAAACCCCTGAAATGAATCTGTCTGCTCCCAAATTTAAGGGAGACTTTGGTTCACCAGACATCAACATCACAGGTCATAAGCCGGATTTCACAGCACCTGACATGGATGTCGATATTCCTAAAGGTACATTTAAAGGACCAAATTTCAAGAAACCCAATCTTGACTTGAATGCACCTGACCTTGACATAAATCCTCCTTCTGGTAACCTGAAGCTGCCAAAATTTAGCTTTTCTGGTAGCAAGCCAGAAGGACCTGATCTTAAAATCAAATCTCCAGACCTGAATCTCAAAAGCCCCAAAATTAAGGGAGGAATCGATACCCCAGACATGGATCTGACTCTGCCTCAAACTGATCTGAAAGGCCCAAACCTAGATATCAAAACACCTGACATTGATGTTAATGGCCCTTCAAGTAAATTTAATATGCCAAAACTAAAGATGCCCAGTTTTGGCCTGTCAGGTTTGAAAGGACCACATATGAATGTGGATGCAGACATTGATAAGCCAGACCTCAATCTGAGTGCATCAACTCCTAAACTAAATGCAGGAATAAGGAGTCCAGATATTGACATTCATGGACCTAATGTCGATCTCAAAGGTCCAAAAACAGATCTTACGCTTCCAGATATGGACATGCCATctggaaaaatgaaaatgccaaCTTTCAAGATGCCTGATTTTGGTCTTTCAGgacccaaaataaaaacacctgACTATGATCTGAAGACCCTTGACATGGATCTGTCAGCTCCAAAGTTTAAGGCAGACTTTGATTCCCCAGACATCGACATCAGAGGTCATAAACCAGATATCACGGCACCTGACATGAATGTTGATTTCCCTAAAGGTAAAATGAAAGGACCAAATTTCAAGACACCCAATCTAGATGTGAATGCAACTGACCTCGACATAAATGCTCCTTCAGGTAAACTGAAGCTGCCAAAATTTGGCTTTTCTGGAAGCAAGCCAGAAGGACCTGATCTTAAAATCAAATCTCCAGACCTGAATCTCAAAAGCCCCAAAATCAAGGGAGGAATCGATACCCCAGACATGGATCTGACTCTGCCTCAAACTGATTTAAAAGGCCCAAACCTAGATATCAAAACACCTGATATTGATGTTAATGGCCCTTCAGGTAAATTCAATATGCCAAAACTAAAGATGCCCAGTTTTGGCCTGTCAGGTTTGAAAGGGCCACATATGAATGTGGATGCTGACATTGATAAGCCAGATCTCAATCTGAGTGGATCAACTCCCAAACTTAATGCAGGGATAAATGGTCCCAATATTGACTTACATGGACCTAATGCTGATTTCAGGGGTCCAAAAACAGACCTTACACTTCCAGACATTGACATGCCATCTGGAAAAATGAAAACGCCCACTTTCAAGATGCCCGATTTTGGTCTCTCAGCACCAAAAATAAAGACACCTGATTATGATCTGAAGACTCCTGAATTGGATCTGTCAGCTCCAAAGTTTAAGGCAGATTTTGATTCCCCAGATGCCAACATTGGACTTCATAAGCCAGATCTCACAGCACCTGACATGAATGTTGATCTCCCAAAAGGAAAATTTAAAGGACTAAATTTCAAGAAACCTGATTTAAATGTGAACACACCTGATCTCAAAATGAATTCACCATCAGCTAAATTGAAAATGCCAAAATTTGGTTTCTCAAGTAGCAAGCCAAAAGGACCTGATCTTAAAATCAAAAGCCCAAAGCTGAATCTTACAAGCCCCAAAATGAAGGGAGGAATCGATACCCCAGATATGGATCTGACTGTGCCTCAAACTGATTTAAAAGGCCCAAACTTAAATATCAAATCACCTGATATTGATGTCAATGGCCCTTCAGGTAAATTCAATATGCCAAAGTTAAAGATGCCCAGTTTTGGCCTGTCAGGTTTGAAAGGACCACATATGAACATGGATGCTGGTATTGATAAGCCAGATCTTAATCTAAGTGCATCAACTCCCAAACTAAATGCAGGAATAAATAGTCCTGATATTGACATTCATGGACCTGATGTTGATCTTAAAGGCCCGAAAACAGATCTTAAACTTCCAGATATGGACATGCCATctggaaaaatgaaaatgcccACTTTCAAGATGCCTGATTTTGGTCTCTCAGgacccaaaataaaaacacctgAGTATGATCTGAAGACCCCTGACATGGATCTTTCAGCTccaaattttaaggcagactTTGATTCACCAGACATCAACATCAGAGGTCATAAGCCTGATATCACAACCCCAGACTTGAATATTGATTTCcctaaaggtaaaataaaagGGCCAAATTTCAAGAAACCAAATCTTGATATGAATGCACCAGACCTTGACATCAATGCTCCGTCAGGTAAACTGAAGATGCCAAAATTTGGCTTTTCTGGTAGTAAGCCAAAAGGGCCTGATCTTAAAATCAAATCTCCAGACTTGAATTTCAAAAGCCCCAAAATTAAGGGAGGAATTGATACCCCAGACATGGATCTTAGTCTGCCTCAAACTGATTTGAGAGGGCCTAACCTTGATATCAAATCACCTGATATTGATGTCAATGGCCCTTCAGGCAAATTTAATATGCCAAAGCTAAAGATGCCCAATTTTGGTTTGAAAGGGCCACAAATGAATGTGGATGCTGACATTGATCACCCTGACCTTAATCTGAGTGCATCAACTCCCAAACTAAATGCAGGGATAAATAGTCCAGATATTGACTTACATGGACCTAATGTTGATATCAAAGGGCCAAGAACAGACCTTACTCCTCCACACATTGACAAGCCTTctggaaaaatgaaaatgcccACTTTAAAGATGCCTAAGTTTGGTATCTCAGGACCAAAAGTAAAGACACCTGACTATGATTTGAAGGCACCTAAAATGGATCTGTCAGCTCCCAAGTTTAAGGCGGACTTTGATTCCCCAGACCTTAACATTAAAGGACATAAACCAGACGTCAAAGGCCCAAACATGAATGCACCTGACCTCGACATAAATGCGCCTTCAGGTAAACTGAAGCTGCCAAAATTTGGCAAGCCAAAAGCTCCAGATCTTAAAATCAAATCTCCAGACTTGAATCTCAAAGGCCCCAAAATAAAAGGAGGGATCGATACTCCAGACATGGATCTGACCCTGCCTCAAACTGATTTAAAAGGCCCAAATCTAGATATCAAATCACCTGATATTGATGTTAATGGCCCGTCAGGGAAATTGAATATGCCGAAGCTAAAGATGCCCAGTTTTGGCCTGTCAGGTCTGAAAGGGCCACATATGAATGTGGATGCTGACATTGATAAGCCAGACCTCAATCTGAGTGGATCAGCTCCCAAACTAAATGCAGGGATAAATAGTCCTGATATTGATTTACATGGACCTAATGTTGATCTCAAAGGTCCTAGAACAGACCTTACTCTTCCAGACATGGACATGCCATCTGGAAAACTGAAAATGCCCACTTTAAAGATGCCTAAGTTTGGTGTCTCGGGACCAAAAGTAAAGACACCCGACTATGATTTAAAGACGCCTGATATGGATCTGTCAGCTCCAAAGTTTAAGGCAAACTTTGATTCCCCAGACCTGAATCTAAAAAGCCCCAAAATAAAGGGAGGAATCGATACTCCAGACATGGATCTGACTCTGCCTCAAACTAATTTTAAAGGCCCAAACCTAGATCTCAAAACACCTGATATTGATGTTAATGGCCCTTCAGGTAAATTGAATATGCCAAAGCTAAAGATGCCCAGTTTTGGCCTGTCAGGTTTGAAAGGGCCACATATGAATCTGGATGCTGACATTGATAAGCCAGACCTCAATCTGAGTGGATCAGCTCCCAAACTAAATGCAGGGATAAATAGTCCTGATATTGATTTACATGGACCTAATGTTGATCTCAAAGGTCCTAGAACAGACCTTACTCTTCCAGACATGGACATGCCATCTGGAAAACTGAAAATGCCCAATTTAAAAATGCCTAAGTTTGGTGTCTCGGGTCCAAAAATAAAGGGGTCTGACTATGATTTGAAGACCCCAGAAATGGATCTGTCAGCTCCAAAGTTTAAGGCAGACTTTGATTCCCCAGACCTGAAACTAAACAGCCCTAAACTAAAGGGAGGAATCGATACTCCAGACATGGATCTGACTCTGCCTCGAACTAATTTAAAAGGCCCGAACCTAGATGTCAAAACACCTGATATTGATGTCAATGGCCCTTCAGGTAAATTGAATATGCCAAAGCTAAAGATGCCCAGTTTTGGCCTGTCAGGTTTGAAAGGGCCACATATGAATGTGGACGCTGACATTGATCGGCCCAACCTCAATCTGAGCACATCAGCTCCCAAATTAAATGCAGGGATAAATAGTCCGGATATTGACTTACATGGACCTAATCTTGATCTCAAAGGTCCAAGAACAGACCTTACTCTTACAGATATTGACAAGCCTTCTGGAAAACTGAAAATGCCCACTTTAAAGATGCCTAAATTTGGTGTCTCGGGACCCAAAATAAAGACGCCTGACTATGATTTGAAGACCCCTGAAATGGATCTGTCAGCTCCAAAGTTTAAGGCTGACTTTGATTCCCCAGACCTCAACATTAAAGGTCATAAGCCAGATATCACTGGTCCAGATATGAATCTTGATTTCCCTAAAGGTAAATTTAAAGGACCAAACTTAAAGACACCCAACCTTGACATGAATGCACCTGACCTTGATATCAATGCCCCTTCAGGTAAACTGAAACTGCCAAAATTTGGATTTTCAGGTAGTAAGCCAAAAGGCCCAGATCTTAAAATCAAAACTCcgaagatgaatctcaaaagcCCTAAAATGAAGGGAGGAATAGATACTCCAGACATGGATCTGACTCTGCCTCAAACTGATTTTAAAGGCCCAAACCTAGATCTCAAAACACCTGATATTGATGTTAATGGCCCTTCAGGTAAACTGAATATGCCAAAGCTAAAGATGCCCAGTTTTGGCCTGTCAGGTTTGAAAGGGCCACATGTGAATGTGGATGCTGACATTGATAAGCCAGACCTCAATCTGAGTGGATCAGCTCCCAAACTAAACGCAGGGATAAATAGTCCTGATATTGATTTACATGGACCTAATGTTGATCTCAAAGGTCCAAGAACAGACCTTACTCTTCCAGACATGGACATGCCATCTGGAAAACTGAAAATGCCCAATTTAAAAATGCCTAAATTTGGTGTCTCGGGTCCAAAAATAAAGGGGTCTGACTATGATTTGAAGACCCCAGAAATGGATCTGTCAGCTCCAAAGTTTAAGGCAGACTTTGATTCACCAGACATCAACATCAAAGGTCATAAACCAGATATCACAGCCCCAGACATGGATGTCGATATTCCTAAAGGTACTTTTAAGGGACCAAATTTCAAGAAGCCCAATCTTGATATGAATGCACCCGACCTTGACATCAGTGCTCCTTCAAGTAAATTTAAGCTTCCAAAAGTCGGCTTCTCAGGTAGCAAACCAGATGGACCTGATCTTAAAATCAAATCTCCAAAGCTGAATCTCAAAAGCCCCAAAATAAAGGGAGGAATCGATACCCCAAACATGGATCTCTCTCTTCCCCAAACTAATTTGAAAGGCCCGAACCTTGATATCAATTCACCTGATATTGATGTCGATGGCCCTTCAGGTAAATTGAATATGCCAAAGTTAAAGATGCCCAGTTTTGGCTTGTCAGGTATGAAAGGGCCACATATGAACGTGGATGCAGACATTGATCATCCCGACCTTAATCTGAGTGCATCAGCTCCCAAACTAAATGCAGGGATGAACATTCCTGATATTGACATTCATGGACCCAATGCTGATTTCAAGGGCCCAAAAACCAACCTTGCATTTCCAGACATGGACATGCCTTCTGGAAAACTGAAAATGCCCAACCTCAAGATGCCTGATGTTGGTTTCTCGAGACCCAAAATCAAGACGCCAGACTATGATCTGAATGCCCCTAAAATGGATCTGTCAGCTCCAAAGTTTAAGGCAGACTTTGATTCACCAGACATTAATTTCAGAGGTCATAAGCCAGATATTACAGCTCCAGACATGAATGTTGATGTGCCAAAAGGTCAAATTAAAGGACCAAATTTCAAGAAACCCAATCTTGATTTAGAAACTGCAGACTTTGATATTGATGCACCTTCAAGTAAATTTAAACTGCCAAAGCTGGCCCTCTCAGGCAGCAAGCCAGAAGGACCTGATCTTAAGGTCAAATCTCCAAAGCTGAATCTCAAAAGCCCCAAAACAACTGGAGGAATTGACACCCCAGACATGGATCTGACTCTGCCTAGGTCTGATTTGAAAGGCCCAAATCTAGATATCAGATCACCTGATTTTGATGTCAGTGGCCCATCAAGTAAAATGAATATGCCAAAGTTAAAGATGCCCAGTTTTGGCCTGTCAGGAATGAAAGGGCCACATATGAATGTAGATGCTGACATTGATCAGCCTGACCTTAACCTGAGCACATCAGCTCCCAAAATAAATGCTGGAATTAATCGTCCTGATATTGACATCCATGGTCCTAATGTTGATCTTCAAGCTCCAAGAACAGACCTTAGACTTCCAGACATGGACATGCCATCTGGTAAAATGAAAATGCCTACTTTTAAGGTGCCTGATATTGGTTTCTCAGGACCCAAAATAAGGACACCTGACTGTGATCTAAAGACCCCTAAAATGAAGACAGACTTTGACCCCCCAGACTTCAGTATCAGAGGTCATAATCCAGATTTCACAGCCGCAGACATGAATGTTGATTTCCctaaaggcaaaataaaaggACCAAATTTCAACAAACCCAGTGTTGATGTGAACGCACCAGATTTCGACATTGATGCTCCTTCTGGGAATCTGAGACTCTCAGGAAACATGCCAGAAGTAAGAGATCTTAAATACAGCTCTccaaagatgaatctcaaaaccCCCCGAATGAAAGGAGGAATTGATAGCCCTGATTTTCAAGGCATGGTTTCTGATGTTGATTTTGGTACCTATTCACAAATGCATGCTAACAGCTTTGAAGTTCCAAGAGGTAAAACAAAGGCAGccaaaatgtatgattttgatgcTCCTTCAAGAGACATCAGAATACCGACTCAGAAATATGGTGCACCAGAATTTAACATGCAGGACCCCTTTTACGACTTCAACAGAGACATGAAAGTTTCAGGAAAAGCTCAGTGGCCTACAATGCAAAAACATCTTGCCGGCCAGACCAGAATCTCTGGAGTAGGTCCAACATCACCAGATGTTTACTACAATGATATGTCTGGGGCACTCACGTCAAGACATCATAACACAAAAGCAG GGATGCCTAGAAGAGATGGATGGGGAAACGGACAAACTGACTATAGACGCAGACAGACAATGAGACACCTGCAAATACATGCAATGGATCTGGAGGTTCCACAAAGCACTTTGAAAGGCTCGAAATTCAACGTTCTTAAACTAATATAG